A segment of the Halococcus salifodinae DSM 8989 genome:
CACCGACGACGCACGAATCAAGCTACGCCAGCTCTATCCGGTCGAATTCGAGAAAGACTCGCAAGATCACAGTTGAAGCTACACTGAGTGCTAACTGGGGGTCCAGCAAAGCGTAGCTCCTACTGGGGGTCCGGCCGGCGAGATGCTGCGTGTGACTGCACCGATGGCGATGGCGCAGTGGCGGTGGCGCAGTGGCGGTGGCGATGACCGCGACAGCGACAGCAACGGTAGACATCCAGGATTGTGAGTGCTGCATCAGCATGGCCGGGGGCCAACTGCTGGTGCGGCTGCAGTGCGGATCGCCACAGCACCAGCGGCGGTTCGCCAGCAGCCGCTCGCTCGCCACAGCACCGCGACGGTAGCAGCGTTCGACCGCGACAGCACGTCGGGGGCCAGCAGGCGTGTCACGATCTTCGGGGGCCAGTCCAGCAGGCGGAGAAGCCCGCAGGCGTGCCTGAAGCAGGAACGAACACGCCGAAGACGACAGAGAACACGTCAGACTACGCAGCGACTACGCCCGATTACGCGGAGATTACGCCCGACTACACACCACAGGCAGGACCCCGGAGAGCGCCAGCCGGAACGTCGTTGTTCTCAGAGGCGCGCAGACAGCGCTCACAGCCGGGCGATGAACGGATGAACCCAGACGGGAGACACACCACGAAAGCAGTCAGCAGCGAGAGCAGCCCGCCCAGCGCCTCGGATGATCCGTCGGGCGGATCGAAAGCCGTCGGCTGGGTGCTTGTCGCTGGGTATCTGAGGTATCTCTCCGACACCGAACGCAAACGTGCCGTTGCGCCACGCTTCGGTGCGGCTCACGAGAATGCTCCGGATGCCTGGAACGGGACAGAGGGTGTCGAACGGCTCGCACTACCGACCGGTGGTACACCCAGTTCGAACTCCTTTCGCCGTCGGCACGAGGATCAACCGTGATTGGTCGGCGACTGGCCAGTCGCTGGAAATCGATATAT
Coding sequences within it:
- a CDS encoding DUF7388 family protein, with the translated sequence MNPDGRHTTKAVSSESSPPSASDDPSGGSKAVGWVLVAGYLRYLSDTERKRAVAPRFGAAHENAPDAWNGTEGVERLALPTGGTPSSNSFRRRHEDQP